A portion of the Streptomyces sp. NBC_01335 genome contains these proteins:
- a CDS encoding TetR family transcriptional regulator → MSHTAGARQAQKLRTRQALLDAALQLLEHQSLSGLGLREVTRGAGVAPTAFYRHFEDTAALGVALVDQTLGSLHGMIGAVLAGTGDSEERLERSVAVIAGHVAARPAHFRFIAREQHGGVTRVRAAIAEQLALFAREVADALAGQEESAGWSREDLLMLGGLHVDHMVITASALLDAAPGTEEEVVRVARRRLRLITLGRRHWLDDPAPGLPGPKV, encoded by the coding sequence ATGAGTCACACCGCCGGAGCACGCCAGGCCCAGAAGTTGAGGACGCGTCAGGCCCTGCTGGACGCGGCCCTCCAACTCCTGGAGCACCAGAGCCTGAGCGGCCTCGGCCTGCGCGAGGTGACCCGGGGGGCCGGCGTGGCTCCGACCGCCTTCTATCGCCACTTCGAGGACACGGCCGCGCTCGGGGTGGCGCTGGTCGACCAGACGCTCGGCAGCCTGCACGGCATGATCGGCGCGGTCCTCGCCGGCACCGGGGACAGCGAGGAGCGGCTGGAGCGGAGCGTCGCGGTGATCGCGGGCCATGTCGCCGCGCGGCCCGCGCACTTCCGCTTCATCGCCCGGGAGCAGCACGGCGGGGTGACCCGGGTCCGCGCGGCCATCGCGGAGCAACTCGCCCTGTTCGCACGGGAGGTGGCCGACGCGCTGGCCGGGCAGGAGGAGTCGGCGGGGTGGAGCCGGGAGGATCTGCTGATGCTGGGCGGGCTCCACGTCGACCACATGGTGATCACCGCCTCCGCCCTGCTGGACGCGGCACCCGGCACCGAGGAGGAGGTCGTCCGGGTGGCCCGGCGGCGCCTGCGGCTGATCACTCTGGGGCGCCGCCACTGGCTGGACGACCCGGCCCCCGGCCTCCCCGGGCCGAAGGTGTGA